A stretch of Lactuca sativa cultivar Salinas chromosome 6, Lsat_Salinas_v11, whole genome shotgun sequence DNA encodes these proteins:
- the LOC128126784 gene encoding uncharacterized protein LOC128126784, which yields MATSGNGPLFLKAVNCFGEVKDRFFIVELMKEVINEIGHENIVQIITDNAANCKAAGEIIESQFPHIYWTPCVVHTLNLALKNICSPRNVETNELTYEQCRWIKEVHEEAFAIKKFIMNHNMRLSIFTKFTPLRLFSVADTRFASIIVMLKRLKLIKRGLQAMVISEEWSSYILDDTEKANSVKEYISNDDWWDKVTYILSFTGPIYEMIRACDTDKPLARWAKNNTPLHCLAHSLHPRYYSDAWLIEDSTRCAPHMDGEISQERMKCFRRLFPNDAEYGRVLDEYAMFSMKSGPFEDLTSISKMATMEPKNWWVNFGDQTPFLQTLAFRLLGQPSSSSCAERNWSTYAFIHSLKRNKLTTSRAQDLVYIHNNLRLLSRTSKDDVKIWDVGGDAFDSMEDVGFLEFADLSLDEPDFENDLIIDN from the exons ATGGCTACCTCAGGCAATGGTCCTTTGTTTCTAAAGGCAGTGAATTGTTTTGGGGAAGTGAAAGATAGATTTTTTATTGTTGAATTGATGAAGGAAGTCATCAATGAAATTGGTCATGAAAATATTGTGCAAATCATTACCGATAATGCAGCAAATTGTAAGGCGGCTGGAGAGATTATAGAAAGTCAGTTTCCTCACATCTATTGGACACCATGTGTTGTTCATACACTTAATCTTGCTTTGAAAAACATTTGTTCACCAAGGAATGTGGAAACAAATGAACTAACATATGAACAGTGCCGCTGGATAAAAGAAGTTCATGAAGAGGCGTTTGCAATAAAAAAATTCATCATGAACCATAACATGAGGCTTTCGATTTTCACCAAGTTTACTCCTCTTAGGTTGTTTTCTGTTGCTGACACTCGCTTTGCCTCCATCATTGTGATGCTTAAGAGATTGAAACTTATCAAAAGGGGTCTTCAAGCTATGGTCATAAGTGAAGAATGGTCTTCTTATATATTAGATGACACTGAGAAAGCAAACTCTGTGAAAGAATATATTTCGAATGATGATTGGTGGGATAAAGTAACATATATTCTTAGTTTCACTGGACCTATATATGAGATGATTAGAGCTTGTGACACTGACAAGCCAT TGGCTCGATGGGCGAAGAATAACACTCCCCTACATTGTTTAGCTCACTCTTTGCATCCAAG ATATTATAGTGATGCATGGTTAATTGAGGATTCTACAAGATGTGCTCCACATATGGATGGAGAAATTTCACAAGAAAGGATGAAATGCTTTCGAAGGTTGTTTCCTAATGATGCTGAGTATGGCAGAGTCCTTGATGAGTATGCGATGTTTTCAATGAAGAGTGGTCCTTTTGAAGATTTAACAAGCATTTCAAAGATGGCTACTATGGAACCCAAGAATTGGTGGGTTAACTTTGGTGATCAAACTCCTTTTCTCCAGACTTTGGCTTTTAGATTACTTGGACAACCTAGTTCTTCTTCTTGTGCTGAGCGTAATTGGAGTACTTATGCATTTATTCACTCGCTTAAAAGGAACAAGTTGACTACAAGTCGTGCTCAAGACTTGGTTTACATCCACAATAATCTCCGACTTTTGTCAAGGACTTCGAAAGATGATGTAAAGATATGGGATGTGGGTGGAGATGCTTTTGATTCAATGGAAGACGTCGGGTTTTTGGAGTTTGCAGATCTCTCACTAGATGAACCCGATTTTGAAAATGATTTAATTATTGATAATTAG
- the LOC111887448 gene encoding WAT1-related protein At2g37460 codes for MSKSEGMSEFFHKGKPFFAVVFIQFGFAGMDILSKVALNEGMSNYVFVVYRHAVATLVMAPFALLLDRKTRPKMTRPIFFKIMMLALLEPVIDQNLYFMGLKATTATFAAAMSNVLPAITFVMACILRVEKLNLKSIHSQAKVLGTVTTVAGAMVMTLMKGPIIELFWTKGRTYHEVATSGVDLHHSLKGAFMITVGCVSWSGFMILQSITLKSYPSEISLTAWICLMGTIEGGILALIMERGNPAAWAIKWDTTLMATVYTGIVCSGLAYYIQGLVMRVKGPVFVTAFSPLCMIIVAVMGSIILAEQMYLGRVIGAIVIVAGLYLVVWGLSKDTKHPSVPIDEKIIALEEQMPGKECEDSHYHKVITVKASDGVASV; via the exons ATGAGTAAATCTGAGGGTATGAGTGAATTCTTTCACAAGGGGAAGCCATTTTTTGCTGTTGTTTTCATACAGTTCGGGTTTGCAGGCATGGACATTCTTTCTAAAGTTGCATTGAATGAAGGAATGAGCAATTACGTATTTGTTGTTTATCGCCATGCAGTCGCCACTCTTGTCATGGCCCCTTTCGCGCTTCTTCTTGACAG GAAAACCAGGCCAAAAATGACACGTCCGATTTTCTTCAAGATTATGATGCTTGCACTACTGGA GCCAGTTATTGATCAGAATCTTTACTTTATGGGCCTTAAAGCTACCACAGCGACTTTTGCAGCTGCAATGTCGAACGTTCTTCCTGCTATAACTTTTGTCATGGCATGtattttaag AGTAGAGAAGCTAAACCTAAAGAGCATCCATAGCCAGGCCAAGGTATTAGGGACAGTGACAACTGTTGCAGGTGCCATGGTGATGACACTTATGAAAGGCCCGATTATAGAGCTTTTTTGGACAAAAGGAAGAACGTATCATGAAGTTGCAACCAGTGGGGTAGATCTTCACCATTCTCTCAAGGGTGCTTTTATGATCACTGTTGGATGCGTCAGTTGGTCTGGTTTCATGATTCTGCAA tCGATCACCCTAAAGTCTTATCCCTCTGAGATTTCTCTAACTGCTTGGATATGCTTAATGGGAACAATTGAGGGAGGGATATTGGCATTGATAATGGAGAGGGGAAATCCCGCAGCCTGGGCAATAAAGTGGGACACAACACTAATGGCAACTGTATACACG GGGATAGTGTGTTCGGGTCTAGCATATTACATCCAAGGACTAGTAATGAGAGTCAAAGGTCCTGTTTTTGTGACTGCATTTAGTCCATTGTGCATGATAATTGTAGCTGTGATGGGTTCCATTATTCTAGCTGAGCAAATGTACCTAGGAAG GGTTATTGGAGCCATTGTCATAGTTGCAGGGCTTTATCTTGTTGTTTGGGGTCTTAGCAAGGACACCAAGCATCCATCTGTACCTATTGACGAGAAGATAATAGCACTAGAAGAACAAATGCCGGGTAAAGAATGTGAAGACAGTCACTATCATAAGGTCATAACCGTGAAAGCCTCAGATGGAGTTGCATCTGTCTAG